The following are encoded together in the Streptomyces sp. NBC_00358 genome:
- a CDS encoding L,D-transpeptidase family protein, with product MMSRRKVCRGIAVLLAIVAAVPVGTAAAAPPLSASGFVGVPVPGEARGPHPRWLGGTPGRVGAERPEFGAERRGAAGSGCRGAVKIPAWSGEDAARRCGPRGRDKPPPALDEFTDREGARGTAEPFGDAGTRPTLTFGDGRTRPATVAGDGRTRPASGSRRAGTRPSSACRGGRRGPYQRQAERWLRLKADGKQSAADCRAIRAFQKKHGIEPVTGIAGPATWARMRILAARSAPHATRGCPDRSYRIACVDLTHGLTWVQQRGRILYGPVPMRSGGVRHPTRTGWFRIYWRHRNHWSTLYNSPMPYAQFFSGGQAFHAVRGSIRTVGGSMGCVNLRLADARGLWKVLRTRDHVYVWGRRPGS from the coding sequence ATGATGAGCAGAAGAAAGGTGTGTCGGGGGATCGCGGTACTGCTGGCGATCGTGGCGGCCGTGCCCGTGGGGACGGCCGCCGCGGCGCCGCCGCTGTCCGCCTCCGGGTTCGTCGGCGTGCCGGTGCCCGGTGAGGCGAGGGGACCGCACCCGCGGTGGCTGGGCGGTACGCCGGGCCGGGTCGGCGCGGAGCGCCCGGAGTTCGGCGCGGAGCGGCGGGGAGCCGCCGGGTCCGGATGCCGCGGAGCGGTGAAGATCCCGGCGTGGAGCGGCGAGGACGCGGCCCGCCGGTGCGGGCCCAGGGGCCGGGACAAGCCGCCACCGGCGCTGGACGAGTTCACCGACAGGGAGGGTGCGCGGGGCACGGCCGAGCCCTTCGGTGACGCCGGCACCCGTCCGACGTTGACGTTCGGTGACGGGCGTACCCGTCCGGCGACGGTGGCGGGTGACGGGCGTACCCGTCCCGCGTCGGGGTCCCGTAGAGCGGGCACCCGTCCGTCCTCGGCGTGCCGCGGCGGGCGCCGGGGGCCGTACCAGCGGCAGGCGGAGCGGTGGCTGAGGCTCAAGGCGGACGGGAAGCAGTCGGCGGCCGACTGCCGTGCCATCCGCGCCTTCCAGAAGAAGCACGGCATCGAGCCGGTCACCGGCATCGCCGGACCGGCGACCTGGGCGCGCATGCGGATACTGGCCGCCCGGAGCGCCCCGCACGCCACCCGTGGCTGCCCGGACCGCTCGTACCGGATCGCCTGCGTCGACCTCACCCACGGGCTCACCTGGGTGCAGCAGCGCGGCAGGATTCTGTACGGGCCGGTACCGATGCGCAGCGGCGGGGTCAGGCACCCCACCAGGACCGGTTGGTTCAGGATCTACTGGAGGCACCGGAACCACTGGTCGACCCTGTACAACTCCCCCATGCCGTACGCCCAGTTCTTCAGCGGCGGGCAGGCCTTCCACGCCGTCCGCGGCAGTATCCGCACGGTCGGCGGTTCGATGGGCTGCGTGAATCTGCGGCTCGCCGACGCCCGCGGGCTCTGGAAGGTGCTCAGAACGCGCGATCACGTCTACGTGTGGGGCCGCCGGCCCGGTAGCTAG
- a CDS encoding NAD(P)H-hydrate dehydratase encodes MRTAYSVETVRAAERELMARLPEGALMQRAAAGLAAACADLLGRVYGRRVVLLVGSGDNGGDALYAGARLARRGAGVTALLLAPARTHSGGLAALLRAGGVSAGLGAAEPLVRRADLVVDGIVGIGGKGGLRPEAARLAELAHASRAAVVAVDLPSGVEADTGEVLGAAVRADLTVTFGTHKPGLLVEPARGYAGSVRLVDIGLDLPDPADLEALQHADVAARLPWPGAESDKYRRGVVGIAAGSARYPGAAVLAVSGALRGGAGAVRYVGPAADTVVARFPETLVSDKGPSKAGRVQAWVVGPGAGDDASAVAEVLDADVPVLVDADGLRLAERGAVRARSAPTLMTPHAGEAAALLGVAREAVEAARLASVRELAGLYGATVLLKGATTLVADPEGGAVRVNATGTAWLATAGSGDVLSGLAGSLLASGLSALDAGSVAAYLHGLAGRFAADGAPAGAHDVAAAIPEAWRDTTT; translated from the coding sequence ATGCGTACTGCGTACAGCGTGGAGACCGTGAGGGCCGCCGAGCGGGAGCTGATGGCACGGCTCCCCGAAGGGGCGTTGATGCAGCGGGCGGCCGCCGGGCTGGCCGCCGCCTGCGCGGACCTGCTGGGCCGGGTGTACGGCCGCCGGGTGGTGCTGCTGGTCGGCAGCGGGGACAACGGCGGCGACGCCCTCTACGCGGGGGCACGCCTCGCCCGGCGCGGCGCCGGCGTCACCGCGCTGCTGCTCGCCCCCGCACGGACCCACTCCGGGGGGCTGGCGGCCCTGCTGCGCGCCGGTGGCGTCTCGGCCGGGCTCGGTGCCGCCGAACCCCTCGTGCGGCGGGCCGATCTCGTCGTCGACGGCATCGTCGGGATCGGCGGCAAGGGCGGCCTGCGGCCGGAGGCCGCGCGGCTCGCCGAACTCGCCCACGCGTCCCGTGCCGCCGTCGTCGCCGTCGATCTGCCGAGCGGGGTCGAGGCGGACACCGGAGAGGTGCTCGGCGCCGCCGTCCGCGCCGACCTCACCGTCACCTTCGGCACCCACAAGCCGGGGCTGCTCGTCGAACCGGCGCGCGGGTACGCCGGTTCGGTTCGCCTCGTCGACATCGGGCTCGACCTGCCGGACCCGGCCGATCTGGAAGCCCTCCAGCACGCGGATGTAGCGGCCCGGCTGCCGTGGCCGGGGGCGGAGAGCGACAAGTACCGGCGCGGGGTCGTCGGCATCGCCGCGGGGTCCGCCCGCTACCCCGGAGCCGCGGTGCTCGCCGTGTCCGGGGCGCTGCGGGGCGGGGCCGGTGCGGTGCGCTACGTAGGGCCGGCCGCGGACACCGTCGTCGCCCGCTTTCCCGAGACGCTGGTGTCCGACAAGGGGCCCTCGAAGGCGGGCCGGGTGCAGGCCTGGGTGGTGGGTCCCGGAGCCGGGGACGACGCCTCGGCGGTCGCGGAGGTGCTGGACGCGGACGTGCCGGTGCTGGTGGACGCGGACGGGCTGCGGCTCGCCGAGCGGGGTGCCGTGCGGGCCCGCAGTGCGCCGACGCTGATGACCCCGCACGCCGGGGAGGCCGCCGCGTTGCTCGGGGTCGCCCGGGAGGCGGTGGAGGCGGCCCGGCTCGCTTCCGTACGGGAGCTCGCGGGGCTCTACGGGGCGACCGTGCTGCTCAAGGGGGCGACGACACTGGTCGCCGATCCCGAGGGCGGTGCGGTGCGCGTCAACGCCACGGGGACGGCGTGGCTGGCCACCGCGGGCAGCGGGGACGTGCTGTCGGGTCTGGCGGGGTCGCTGCTGGCGTCGGGGCTCTCCGCGCTCGACGCGGGGAGTGTCGCCGCCTATCTGCACGGACTCGCCGGGCGCTTCGCGGCGGACGGCGCGCCCGCCGGGGCGCACGACGTGGCAGCGGCCATCCCAGAGGCCTGGCGCGACACAACCACCTGA
- a CDS encoding holo-ACP synthase produces MSIIGVGIDVAEIDRFRASLERTPGLAERLFVERELLLPSGDRRGIASLAARFAAKEALAKALGAPAGLHWTDAEVFVEDSGQPRLRVKGTVAARAAELGVRSWHVSLSHDAGVASAVVVAEG; encoded by the coding sequence ATGAGCATCATCGGGGTCGGTATCGACGTGGCGGAGATCGACCGGTTCCGGGCGTCGCTTGAGCGGACACCCGGGCTGGCCGAACGCCTTTTCGTGGAGCGTGAGTTGCTGCTGCCCAGCGGCGACCGGCGGGGCATCGCCTCGCTCGCGGCCCGGTTCGCCGCGAAGGAGGCGCTAGCCAAGGCGCTGGGAGCCCCGGCGGGACTGCACTGGACGGACGCCGAGGTCTTCGTCGAGGACAGCGGCCAGCCGCGGCTGCGCGTGAAGGGCACGGTGGCGGCCCGGGCGGCCGAACTGGGCGTGCGCTCCTGGCATGTGTCGCTCAGCCACGACGCCGGGGTGGCTTCGGCGGTGGTGGTGGCGGAGGGATAG
- the glmS gene encoding glutamine--fructose-6-phosphate transaminase (isomerizing) produces the protein MCGIVGYVGSQSALDVVMAGLKRLEYRGYDSAGVAVLADGGLAVAKRAGKLVNLEKELGSRPLPAGTTGIGHTRWATHGGPTDANAHPHLDNAGRVAVVHNGIIENFALLRSELAERGHDLTSETDTEVVAHLLAEEFSSCADLAEAMRLVCRRLEGAFTLVAVVADDPDVVVGARRNSPLVVGVGDGEAFLASDVAAFIAHTRSAIELGQDQVVELRRDGVTVTGFDGRPAEVRSYHVDWDASAAEKGGYDYFMLKEIAEQPKAVADTLLGRIDAAGSLTLDEVRIPVRALREADKVVIVACGTAFHAGLIAKYAIEHWTRIPCEVELASEFRYRDPILDRQTLVIAISQSGETMDTLMALRHAREQGARVLAICNTNGSTIPRESDAVLYTHAGPEVAVASTKAFLTQLVACYLVALYLGQVRGTKWGDEIQAVIRELSRISREVERVLETMEPVRELARSLAHKDTVLFLGRHVGYPVALEGALKLKELAYMHAEGFAAGELKHGPIALIEEDMPVVVVAPSPRGRSVLHDKIVSNIQEIRARGARTIVIAEEGDEAVVPYADHLIRIPATPTLLQPLVSTVPLQVFACELATARGNEVDQPRNLAKSVTVE, from the coding sequence ATGTGCGGAATCGTGGGTTATGTGGGGTCGCAGTCGGCGCTCGACGTGGTGATGGCCGGACTGAAGCGACTCGAGTACCGGGGATACGACTCGGCGGGTGTCGCCGTCCTGGCGGACGGGGGGCTCGCCGTCGCGAAGAGGGCCGGGAAACTGGTCAACCTGGAGAAGGAGCTCGGCAGCCGGCCGCTGCCGGCCGGAACGACCGGGATCGGCCACACCCGCTGGGCCACCCACGGGGGACCCACGGACGCCAACGCCCATCCGCATCTCGACAACGCGGGCCGGGTCGCCGTCGTCCACAACGGGATCATCGAGAACTTCGCCCTGCTCCGCTCCGAGCTCGCCGAACGAGGCCACGACCTGACCTCCGAGACGGACACCGAGGTGGTCGCGCATCTGCTCGCCGAGGAGTTCTCCTCGTGCGCGGACCTGGCGGAGGCGATGCGGCTGGTGTGCCGACGCCTGGAGGGCGCGTTCACGCTGGTCGCGGTGGTCGCCGACGACCCTGACGTGGTCGTGGGGGCACGCCGGAACTCGCCACTGGTCGTCGGCGTCGGGGACGGCGAGGCCTTTCTCGCCTCGGACGTCGCCGCGTTCATCGCCCACACCCGCTCCGCGATCGAACTGGGGCAGGACCAGGTCGTCGAACTGCGCCGGGACGGGGTCACCGTCACCGGGTTCGACGGCCGCCCCGCCGAGGTCCGCTCGTACCACGTCGACTGGGACGCGTCGGCGGCGGAGAAGGGCGGCTACGACTACTTCATGCTCAAGGAGATCGCCGAGCAGCCCAAGGCGGTCGCCGACACCCTGCTGGGCCGGATCGACGCGGCCGGGTCGCTGACGCTCGACGAGGTGCGCATCCCGGTCAGGGCCCTGCGCGAGGCCGACAAGGTCGTCATCGTCGCCTGCGGCACCGCCTTCCACGCCGGGCTGATCGCCAAGTACGCCATCGAGCACTGGACGCGCATCCCGTGCGAGGTGGAGCTGGCCAGCGAGTTCCGCTACCGGGACCCGATCCTGGACCGGCAGACGCTCGTCATCGCGATCTCGCAGTCCGGCGAGACCATGGACACGCTGATGGCACTGCGGCACGCCCGTGAGCAGGGCGCCAGAGTGCTGGCGATCTGCAACACCAACGGCTCGACGATCCCCCGCGAGTCCGACGCGGTGCTCTACACGCACGCGGGCCCCGAGGTCGCCGTCGCCTCCACCAAGGCCTTCCTCACCCAGCTCGTGGCCTGCTACCTGGTGGCGCTGTACCTGGGCCAGGTGCGCGGCACCAAGTGGGGCGACGAGATCCAGGCCGTGATCCGGGAGCTGTCCCGCATCTCCCGCGAGGTCGAGCGGGTCCTGGAGACCATGGAGCCGGTACGGGAACTCGCGCGCTCCCTCGCCCACAAGGACACGGTCCTGTTCCTCGGACGGCACGTCGGTTATCCAGTCGCGCTCGAAGGCGCCCTGAAACTCAAGGAGTTGGCGTACATGCACGCCGAGGGCTTCGCGGCGGGCGAGCTGAAGCACGGTCCGATCGCACTGATCGAGGAGGACATGCCGGTGGTCGTCGTGGCGCCGTCGCCGCGCGGGCGCTCGGTCCTGCACGACAAGATCGTCTCCAACATCCAGGAGATCCGGGCCCGGGGCGCCCGCACCATCGTCATCGCGGAGGAGGGCGACGAGGCGGTCGTCCCGTACGCCGACCACCTCATCCGCATCCCCGCCACGCCCACCCTCCTCCAGCCGCTGGTGTCGACGGTCCCCCTGCAGGTGTTCGCCTGCGAACTGGCGACGGCCCGCGGCAACGAGGTGGACCAGCCGCGCAACCTGGCGAAGTCGGTGACGGTGGAGTGA